Genomic segment of Pantoea alfalfae:
CTGAACTGGATATTTCGCCCGGTACTGTTACGTGGCATTTCAGAATGCTTGATGATCTGCATGATGCTGTTGTAAGAAATGCTATTGATAGTTTTAAAGCACAAACTTTGAAATGGTTCATCGAAAGTACATCTGAAGCGCCCGAAGTCCAGTTGACAGAGTTTCTTTTCTGGACATTGCAACAGCACACGCGACTTTTAAGAGAATATGAACTGTTTGTAGCAGCTGTCAGCCGCCCGCGATTAAGAGAGAGTGCTATGCATTGGGTCCGGACGCATAGTTTAATTTTGCAGGATCACTTCGGTCTGAATGCAGAGCAGGCTGATGCTGTAGTTGCATATACAGATGCATGGCTATTGCGGAGCCTCCTGAGTGACGGCGCTGAAAAACCAGATATAACTATGACTGAGCTCATTTTTATTACCATCATGAAGGCACATTCATCTGACTAAGTTTGAGCAGATCCTAATGCATGACATTGTATCAATCATTAATACTGACTTGCTGCCCGTTGTTCCACACAGAATGCATTTAGCAAGGTCTGTTGATCGCTCAAAGCGGACATTGGCCTGCACAACGTCCGCTTCGTGCCAGAAGCGAACATTCGGAAGAAATCATAGGTAACAAGCAGATGTGTCGGCTGATATCAGTGCGTATTAGTCAGCAGGGCGCAGCCCAGACTGACTCAGCGTCATAAAAAGGCTTGTCACCTTACCGATATAATTTACGGAAGGAAACAGCCAGATGAGGTTAAACCCACCTCTGGCTGCCGGATGGATATCAGAAAGTTTCCCAGTTGGTTTCTGATGTCCTGAAGGACGACTGAGGTTTTAACACAGGCGTGACCGCCTGAACCTTCGGCGTCAGCAATCCGGAAGAAGGCACACGGAACACGGCAACGGTTCTCTCAAGCTCGAGCGCCTGCTCTTCGAGGCTGCTGGCCGCTGCGGATGACTCTTCAACCAGCGCAGCGTTCTGCTGAGTAGTTGTATCCATTTCCGTCATGGCCTGCGCAATCTGCGTGATCCCGCGGTTCTGTTCGTCCGACGCAGCGGCAATTTCACCCATGATGTCCCTGACCTGCGATACAGACCTGACGATATCCTCCATCGTATTGCCAGCACGGTTAACCAGCTCGGTACCGTTACTTACCCGGCTTAGAGACTCACTTATCAGCGTCTCAATTTCTTTTGCAGCAAGCGAACTGCGCTGCGCAAGGTTGCGGACTTCACCGGCAACCACAGCGAATCCGCGCCCCTGCTCGCCAGCCCGGGCCGCCTCGACTGCGGCGTTTAGCGCAAGAATGTTCGTCTGGAAAGCGATGCCGTTAATAACGGAGATGATTTCCCCAATCTTGCCTGAACTCTGACTTATTCCCCCCATGGTGCTAATCACGTCGCTGATGATA
This window contains:
- a CDS encoding TetR/AcrR family transcriptional regulator, with the translated sequence MIVGKDKRERVSRARGEHTRELILEAASEIIRNEGLHACTQRAVAAELDISPGTVTWHFRMLDDLHDAVVRNAIDSFKAQTLKWFIESTSEAPEVQLTEFLFWTLQQHTRLLREYELFVAAVSRPRLRESAMHWVRTHSLILQDHFGLNAEQADAVVAYTDAWLLRSLLSDGAEKPDITMTELIFITIMKAHSSD